One genomic region from Octopus bimaculoides isolate UCB-OBI-ISO-001 chromosome 30, ASM119413v2, whole genome shotgun sequence encodes:
- the LOC128251288 gene encoding transmembrane protein 91-like, producing the protein MERAPRDFGSAPVISHEEVHTTAPTASHSIAVDPSEKYRAEYNKHDNNVNLDQTAVPVVVQGSKQSEKPKDFVNTSCFVILACNFIFGLVGRHYGLKSNYAWQLGDTDTARKQSKRALIFNVIGIICGLLTYTLALVLYLTVFRSKAPPLKPGTFG; encoded by the coding sequence ATGGAGAGAGCCCCACGCGATTTCGGGTCGGCCCCTGTTATCAGTCACGAAGAAGTACACACAACGGCCCCAACTGCGTCACACAGCATCGCTGTAGACCCTTCCGAAAAATACAGGGCTGAGTATAATAAACACGACAATAACGTTAACCTTGACCAAACGGCCGTCCCAGTTGTGGTTCAAGGAAGCAAACAGTCCGAGAAACCGAAAGACTTCGTCAACACTTCTTGTTTTGTAATCCTCGCTTGTAATTTCATATTTGGCCTCGTTGGCAGACATTACGGACTAAAATCAAATTATGCTTGGCAACTCGGCGACACGGATACCGCAAGGAAGCAATCCAAAAGGGCCTTGATATTCAATGTCATTGGTATAATATGCGGACTTTTGACATACACTTTGGCACTTGTACTCTATTTAACAGTTTTCCGATCTAAGGCACCACCTTTGAAACCAGGTACATTTGGCTAA
- the LOC106874220 gene encoding fructosamine-3-kinase, which translates to MEEVIKTELGCTMVKKVGSSGGGSICGGNSYETDKGKIYVKFSNDSAAMAMFEGEMASVESILRTKAVRIPKPYKVFKLPGTGAALVMEYVDLKRGLSTFASQLGQQMAAMHKHNDDLYKKEKKESNRLHGCSDGDDDDDDGEPQHQPRFGFPVATCCGRIPQPNKWKDSWPEFYAAKIDCQITHLEENYRNHEVRGLWDQLLRKYSIFFDDLPIIPPALLHGDLWSGNVSENDEGPGEYIIIVGVGVAVW; encoded by the exons ATGGAAGAAGTTATTAAGACAGAGTTGGGTTGCACTATGGTAAAGAAGGtcggtagtagtggcggtgggtCTATCTGCGGAGGGAACAGCTATGAGACGGACAAAGGGAAGATTTATGTGAAGTTTAGCAATGATTCTGCG GCGATGGCAATGTTTGAGGGCGAAATGGCCAGCGTAGAATCAATACTTCGCACCAAAGCTGTAAGAATTCCAAAACCATACaag GTATTTAAGCTACCTGGAACTGGTGCAGCCCTAGTTATGGAGTATGTCGACCTGAAAAGAGGATTATCTACCTTTGCATCTCAACTAGGCCAGCAGATGGCAGC GATGCACAAACACAACGACGACTTAtacaagaaggagaagaaggagagcaACAGGCTccatggttgtagtgatggtgatgatgatgatgatgatggtgaaccgCAACACCAGCCTCGTTTTGGTTTCCCTGTAGCAACATGTTGTGGTAGAATCCCTCAGCCCAATAAATGGAAAGACAGTTGGCCT GAATTCTATGCTGCCAAAATTGATTGTCAAATCACCCACCTGGAAGAAAAT TATAGGAACCATGAAGTTCGAGGACTCTGGGACCAGCTGTTGAGGAAATACTCCATATTCTTTGATGATCTTCCTATTATTCCCCCAGCTCTACTTCATGGTGATCTATGGAGTGGCAATGTATCGGAGAATGACGAGGGGCCTGGTGAGTATATTATTatcgtaggcgtaggagtggctgtgtggtaa